The Nyctibius grandis isolate bNycGra1 unplaced genomic scaffold, bNycGra1.pri scaffold_140_arrow_ctg1, whole genome shotgun sequence genome has a window encoding:
- the LOC137677321 gene encoding olfactory receptor 14J1-like: protein MTGPHAQRHQMSNSSSITHFLLLTFADTRKLQLLHFWLFLGIYLAALLGNGLIITAVACDHRLHTPMYFFLLNLSLIDLGSISVTLPKSMANSLWDTRVISYTGCAAQVFFFVFLMSTEYCLLTIMAYDRYVAICKPLHYGTLLGSRACVHMAAAAWGSGFLNALLHTANTFSLPLCKDNALDQFFCEIPHILNLSCSHSYLIEVGLLGVSVCLGFGCFVFIVVSYVQIFRAVMRNPSEQGWHKAFSTCLPHLAVVSLFVSAVVFAYLKPPSISSPCLDLVVAVLYSVVPPAVNPLIYSMRNKEIKDALWKVITGGFF, encoded by the coding sequence atgACAGGTCCCCATGCGCAGAGGCACcaaatgtccaacagcagctccatcacccacttcctcctcctgacATTCGCAGACACACggaagctgcagctcttgcacttctggctcttcctgggcatctacctggctgccctcctgggaaaCGGCCTCATCATCACTGCTGTAGCCTGTGACCACcgcctccacacccccatgtacttcttcctcctcaacctctccctcATTGACCTGGGTTCTATCTCAGTCACTCTTCCGAAATCCATGGCCAATTCCCTGTGGGACACCAGGGTCATCTCCTACACAGGATGTGCTGCccaggtatttttctttgtgtttttgatGTCAACAGAGTATTGTCTTCTCACCATCATGGCCTACGACCGCTacgttgccatctgcaaacccctgcactacgggaccctcctgggcagcagagcttgtgtccacatggcagcagctgcctggggcagtgggTTTCTTaatgctctgctgcacacggccaatacattttcactaccaCTTTGCAAGGACAATGCCctggaccagttcttctgtgagaTCCCCCATATTCTCAACCTCTCCTGCTCACACTCCTACCTCATTGAGGTTGGGCTTCTTGGTGTTAGTGTCTGTTTAGGTTttggctgttttgttttcattgtggtGTCCTACGTGCAGATATTCAGGGCCGTGATGAGGAACCCCTCTGAGCAGGGAtggcacaaagccttttccacgtgcctccctcacctggctgTGGTCTCCCTGTTTGTCAGCGCTGTAGTGTTTGCTTACCTGAAGCCCCCCTCCATCTCTTCCCCATGCCTGGATCTGGTGGTGGCAGTTCTGTACTCggtggtgcctccagcagtgaaccccctcatctacagcatgaggaacaagGAAATCAAGGATGCCCTGTGGAAAGTGATAACTGGcgggtttttttaa